A segment of the Marinitoga hydrogenitolerans DSM 16785 genome:
GGCTTGTATACGTGAATTTAGTTGGAGGACAGGATGAAATAGTTTTTGATGGCGGTAGTGTAGTTATTAATCCTTTTGGTGAAGTTGTCCATTCATTATCATTATTTGAAGAAACAATAGATTTTATTGATATTGATCCTATATCATCAACAAGGGCAAATTTAAGAGAAGGGAAAAGGAGACATTTAATATATGAAACACACAATGTTGAAGTAAGAAAGATAGATAAAAGTATATACAAAAAAGATAATATTTTAAAAGGAAATAAAAAAATATTGTTATTAAATAAATATGAGGAAATGTATGAAGCCTTAAAGTTGGGTCTTAAAGATTATGTATATAAAAATGGATTCTCAAAAGTGATTTTAGGATTAAGTGGAGGTATGGATTCTGCTTTTGTTGCAGCATTAGCTGCCGATGTATTTGGTGGAGAAAATGTTTTTGGAATATTGATGCCATCACAATATTCATCTAGAGGAAGTATAGAGGATTCTATAATGCTATCCAAAAACCTTGGAATTAATACGCACACAATACCAATAAGAAAAACATTTGAAACATTATTAAAAGAATTAAATGTTGCATTTAAGGGGTTGGCTATGAACGTAGCTGAAGAAAATATACAAGCTAGAATTAGAGGTACAATAGTAATGGCGTTTTCAAATAAATTTGGATATATAGCGCTTGCTACTGGAAATAAAAGTGAGGTTGCAACAGGTTATGCTACATTATATGGTGATATGGCTGGAGGTTTTTCACCTATAAAGGATGTATACAAAACGGAGATATATAAATTAGCCAAATATTTTAATGGAATAAAAGGTGGTTGGGTTATTCCAGAAAATATATTTACTAAAGCACCTTCTGCGGAATTAAGACCGGACCAAACAGATCAGGACAAACTTCCGCCATATGAAATTCTTGATTCAATTCTTGAAAGATATATAGAGTATGAGATGAGTATAGATGAAATTGTTGAAGATGGGTATGATATTGAAACAGTAAAATATGTAATAAAACTTGTTGATTTAAATGAGTATAAAAGACGACAAGGAGCTCCAGGGATAAAAATTACACAAAGAGCTTTTGGTAAAGATAGAAGAATGCCTATTACAAATGGATATAAAATTTGGAGGTAAAAAAATGAGTGTATTAAGTGAAGAAGAAAAGAAAAAAGGAGCCAAATCTTTGTTAATTATTTTTATTATCATGTTTGGAATATATGTTTTAGTATGGTTTATATGGTCACAATATGAAAAAGTATTAAATGAATTTAAGATATTACCTACATTACAAATAGAAAAAGCAAATTGGCAGAATATATATTCTAATAAAGAGATAATTGAAACAAACTTTGGAAATGTGGAGATAAATAAAATAGATGAAACAACGTTTGTTATTAAATATAAAGATATGGAATTTAAAGAACGAGCATTTAGATATTTTAATGTTAGAGAATTGGATAATGGAATATTAATATCTTTTCCATCTTTTTTTATAAGAGGAATAAAAAATATATTGATAACAAAAGATAAAACAATAGAATTCTATAAAGTGCCAACAGATTTGCAGGATGAATATGAAATTTATTTTTCTGAATTTCTTTTAGGTAAATTTAAAAAAATAGAATTTTCAGATTTACCAAAGAAATTAACAGAAAATTCTACAAAAAAAATAAAAGTTAAAGCTAAATATACGAATTTTGTGTTAGATGGTATAGATGAATTTTATAAAATTTCTGAAAATATGTATTTATTTAAAGATACAAATGCATTATCGGGTTTTGTAGAATACTATTTAGTTAATGCAGAAGAAGAAAATATTGAAGAAGAGAATTATATACTACGAATTTTTTTAGTTGAAAAATAAATTGGGGGATATATATGTATGAAAATTTAAAAAATACAATTCAAAAAATAA
Coding sequences within it:
- a CDS encoding NAD+ synthase; the encoded protein is MMRLRIGIAQLNSHVGNLRGNLDKAKKALNIAETKKSDLLIFPELFLTGYPPEDLVLKTGFLNDSKKILNEYIKYSMNKNVISVIGDLDFEVDAYNAAYIVYNGKEEAKYHKIYLPNYSVFDEKRYFSPGTQPLMIEMKNGLKIGITICEDIWVPNGPAVDLAEMGAHVIVNLSASPYTKGKPESRLEMLKTRASELSTWLVYVNLVGGQDEIVFDGGSVVINPFGEVVHSLSLFEETIDFIDIDPISSTRANLREGKRRHLIYETHNVEVRKIDKSIYKKDNILKGNKKILLLNKYEEMYEALKLGLKDYVYKNGFSKVILGLSGGMDSAFVAALAADVFGGENVFGILMPSQYSSRGSIEDSIMLSKNLGINTHTIPIRKTFETLLKELNVAFKGLAMNVAEENIQARIRGTIVMAFSNKFGYIALATGNKSEVATGYATLYGDMAGGFSPIKDVYKTEIYKLAKYFNGIKGGWVIPENIFTKAPSAELRPDQTDQDKLPPYEILDSILERYIEYEMSIDEIVEDGYDIETVKYVIKLVDLNEYKRRQGAPGIKITQRAFGKDRRMPITNGYKIWR